In Primulina huaijiensis isolate GDHJ02 unplaced genomic scaffold, ASM1229523v2 scaffold37901, whole genome shotgun sequence, the following are encoded in one genomic region:
- the LOC140968839 gene encoding uncharacterized protein, with translation MAMDTQRSRALHNFSFPGGLRWGNQRSLRCIKVDCDSQGSPLREFSSNGSDSSGHRHHQDLSQLRQTAGDRGREKGSPDSDFVFLGSIQMDCTPPQVTHGGCGIGDDEGNGVTAVRENVMFDRQKAADESKVSIFKEGGEVSVSPQSLTPHPAAMSVGGDTNRPWNLRKRRAACKTPASEFAVGVNGVASWPGVGGKGMREDGVRPSSDISLIKAAAAAVTSKSLRSGSNGFGEKRKREKFSVALSKREIEEDFLTFTGHKPPRRPKKRAKIVLRQLDTLFPGLWLTEITPELYKVSGAAAP, from the exons ATGGCCATGGACACACAAAGATCCAGGGCGTTGCATAATTTTTCGTTTCCGGGCGGTTTAAGGTGGGGGAATCAGAGATCTCTCCGCTGCATAAAGGTCGACTGTGACAGCCAAGGCTCGCCGCTTCGAGAATTCTCCTCCAATGGTTCTGATTCTTCTGGTCACCGCCACCATCAGGATTTAAGCCAACTGCGGCAGACCGCAGGAGATCGGGGTAGAGAGAAAGGCTCTCCTGATTCTGATTTTGTGTTTCTTGGATCCATCCAGATGGATTGTACTCCGCCACAGGTAACACATGGTGGCTGTGGAATCGGAGACGATGAGGGTAATGGAGTCACCGCCGTGAGAGAGAACGTGATGTTTGATCGTCAGAAGGCTGCTGATGAATCGAAAGTGTCGATTTTCAAGGAAGGAGGAGAGGTTTCTGTGTCTCCGCAGTCGCTAACGCCTCATCCTGCGGCGATGTCCGTGGGAGGTGACACCAATAGGCCGTGGAATCTGAGGAAGAGGCGAGCTGCGTGTAAGACACCGGCAAGTGAGTTCGCCGTCGGGGTAAATGGTGTTGCTTCTTGGCCCGGCGTCGGCGGGAAGGGTATGAGGGAAGATGGTGTGAGACCCAGTTCTGACATTTCTCTAATTAAAGCCGCCGCCGCGGCTGTAACTAGCAAGTCGCTGCGGAGTGGTAGCAACGGGTTCGGAGAGAAAAGGAAACGGGAGAAGTTCTCAGTTGCCCTGTCAAAGAGAGAAATCGAAGAGGATTTCTTGACATTTACTGGTCATAAACCACCGCGCAGACCCAAGAAGAGAGCTAAGATTGTTCTGAGACAATTGGAT ACATTGTTCCCCGGATTGTGGTTGACAGAAATTACACCAGAATTGTATAAAGTTTCTGGAGCAGCTGCTCCATGA